Proteins from a genomic interval of Nitrospinota bacterium:
- a CDS encoding carboxypeptidase M32: MKTVENNAYEDLVEKLEEISRLGGIMSTIHWDQEVIMPSGAAESRAKQISALAGVIHERATDARLGECLGKLHSEGPSVFDSKEWCNIREAKRDYDMETKVPKRLVQEMAELGSRGHAVWADARKDNKFSDFAPVLKRFMELKKQWAKCVFPDLAPYDANIDNFERGTTMAEITPIFERLKSELIPLIKSVQDKPQPDISFLQGTFPVDKQEALGKQISTEMGFSFDQGRMDVSIHPFCGGGHPTDVRITTRYKDSDFVESLYAVIHETGHGLYEQGRMAEGRDLPVSKALTMGIHESQSLFWERMIAQSKPFCSRYLDTFRATFPENLNGVSADAMYEAINTCKPSFIRVEADELTYPLHVILRFEIEKGLFDGSMAVDDLPQIWNEKMVNYLGVKPPTDTLGVLQDVHWSGGAFGYFPSYTLGAMYACQFYRTLVREVPDTEKHIESGDFSPIKNWLNEKIHRQGRLYSPQELVQRVTGEPLNPDHFIDYLKTKYNAVYQLD, from the coding sequence ATGAAAACGGTAGAAAATAACGCATACGAAGATTTAGTCGAAAAGTTGGAGGAAATTTCCCGTCTCGGTGGGATAATGAGCACGATCCATTGGGATCAGGAGGTGATCATGCCTTCCGGTGCGGCGGAATCGCGCGCCAAGCAGATTTCCGCTCTGGCCGGAGTGATTCACGAACGGGCCACAGATGCGCGTCTTGGCGAATGCCTGGGGAAATTGCACAGTGAGGGCCCATCAGTATTTGATTCTAAGGAATGGTGCAATATACGCGAGGCCAAACGCGATTATGACATGGAAACCAAGGTCCCCAAGAGGCTGGTCCAGGAGATGGCCGAGCTGGGGTCCCGAGGTCATGCGGTCTGGGCCGATGCCCGCAAGGATAATAAGTTTTCCGATTTTGCTCCGGTTCTCAAACGTTTTATGGAATTGAAAAAGCAATGGGCAAAGTGTGTCTTTCCCGACCTCGCCCCCTACGACGCGAACATCGACAATTTCGAACGCGGCACGACGATGGCGGAGATCACCCCCATTTTTGAGCGCTTGAAATCGGAGTTGATTCCGCTCATCAAGTCCGTTCAGGACAAACCCCAGCCGGACATTTCGTTTTTGCAGGGCACTTTTCCCGTGGACAAGCAGGAAGCGTTGGGCAAACAGATCAGCACCGAAATGGGTTTTTCCTTCGATCAGGGCCGCATGGATGTTTCCATTCATCCGTTTTGCGGGGGAGGGCACCCGACGGACGTGCGCATCACTACCCGTTATAAAGACAGCGATTTTGTCGAGTCCCTGTACGCCGTCATTCACGAAACGGGGCACGGGCTTTATGAACAGGGCCGCATGGCTGAGGGCCGCGACCTTCCGGTTTCGAAAGCGTTGACCATGGGCATCCACGAATCGCAGTCACTGTTCTGGGAGCGCATGATAGCGCAAAGCAAACCGTTCTGTTCCCGCTATCTGGATACGTTTCGCGCCACTTTTCCGGAGAATCTCAACGGAGTGTCCGCCGATGCGATGTATGAAGCCATCAACACCTGCAAGCCTTCGTTCATCCGGGTGGAAGCCGATGAATTGACCTATCCCCTGCATGTGATCCTGCGCTTCGAGATCGAAAAAGGCTTGTTTGACGGTTCGATGGCAGTCGATGATTTGCCGCAAATCTGGAATGAGAAAATGGTAAACTATCTGGGAGTCAAACCTCCCACGGATACGCTGGGGGTTCTTCAGGATGTGCACTGGAGCGGCGGTGCGTTTGGCTATTTTCCTTCTTACACGCTGGGCGCGATGTATGCCTGTCAGTTTTATCGGACCCTGGTTCGCGAAGTTCCCGATACGGAGAAACACATTGAAAGCGGAGACTTTTCCCCAATCAAAAACTGGTTGAACGAGAAAATCCACCGTCAGGGCCGATTATATTCGCCACAGGAACTGGTTCAACGAGTGACGGGGGAGCCTCTTAACCCCGACCATTTTATAGATTATCTCAAAACGAAATATAACGCCGTCTATCAACTGGATTAG
- a CDS encoding cytochrome c/FTR1 family iron permease, producing the protein MIKKSLPTLVLSVFFTALVISSIHAQAATESLESKVKKIVMMMNIVGAEYEAGIVDGKIAIAAEYEESKVFLEQAEGRFKRLPAPTAGSTDSIDGIFADLAIKINSKVDSSEVLLLVNSINAGIKKAYDIKISQTPSTPVSLANGKAIYESKCAVCHGLTGQGDGPIAAQFNPTPAILANPKLTGDDNTVAYDNFQVINVGIANTAMIGWADFLSEKDLWDVTYYVRSFSNANVKLPLIIAGLATEETAAGDDGSTHAATVIAASRKLLDTSLEIFKKGEIQEAADTAIDAYLTYEGVEAALLSKRKELGLRLESGFSRLQAEIKRKADLPHVEKIHASIHADLSKALDTLQEKISFSGMFIQSFSIIVREGFEAILIIAALIAFLIKSRNQDKLKSIYSGVFLGIAGSFLTAYIVREVMHINASSQELLEGWIMIVAVVFLFWVSYWLVSKIEAEKWQSYITKKMKTAVSTGSIFALGSVAFLSVYREGFETVLFYQALYLYAGEGTAGIVPGFIVGCAVLGLVYYLINKAGVKIPIKWFFAFTSIFLYYMAFTFMGKGLHRLQIGQAIPITQADFAPHISWLGMYPTWETFIGQAILVLAYVVALVYTFGIKPEVENEQLKKETSHIQNNISAVHDLVEHISHHAKRCEIFLKDTKDQDLKELSGHLKEIDEKIHELFDHVSFVENRLQDEFEKLGQSAMPVEEKKGLS; encoded by the coding sequence ATGATAAAGAAATCCCTCCCCACCCTGGTTTTGAGTGTTTTTTTTACCGCCCTCGTTATATCTTCCATTCACGCGCAAGCGGCTACGGAATCTCTGGAAAGCAAAGTCAAAAAGATCGTCATGATGATGAATATCGTCGGTGCTGAGTATGAAGCGGGAATCGTCGATGGAAAAATCGCCATCGCTGCTGAATATGAAGAAAGCAAAGTCTTTTTAGAACAAGCGGAAGGTCGTTTTAAACGGCTTCCAGCTCCCACGGCAGGTTCTACGGATTCCATTGATGGTATTTTTGCCGATCTCGCTATAAAAATAAATTCAAAGGTAGATTCCTCTGAAGTGCTCTTACTTGTCAATAGTATCAATGCGGGCATTAAGAAAGCCTATGACATCAAAATCAGTCAGACGCCTTCCACCCCGGTATCGCTTGCCAATGGTAAAGCCATTTATGAAAGCAAGTGCGCAGTGTGCCACGGCCTAACAGGACAAGGCGATGGCCCGATTGCCGCGCAATTCAATCCGACTCCTGCGATTCTTGCCAACCCCAAGCTCACAGGCGATGACAATACCGTTGCTTACGACAATTTCCAGGTGATCAACGTGGGTATCGCCAACACGGCCATGATTGGCTGGGCGGATTTTCTCTCGGAAAAAGACCTTTGGGACGTCACGTATTATGTCCGTAGTTTTTCCAATGCCAACGTCAAACTGCCTTTGATCATCGCAGGGCTGGCGACTGAGGAGACTGCGGCAGGGGACGATGGCTCCACACATGCGGCGACCGTCATTGCCGCGTCTCGTAAATTGCTCGATACCAGTCTGGAAATTTTTAAAAAGGGTGAAATACAAGAAGCGGCGGACACAGCAATCGATGCCTATCTCACCTACGAGGGTGTTGAAGCGGCACTGCTCAGCAAACGCAAGGAATTGGGACTTCGGCTGGAGTCGGGCTTTAGCCGCTTGCAGGCGGAGATCAAGCGCAAGGCTGATTTACCGCATGTGGAAAAAATTCATGCCAGTATCCATGCGGATCTTTCCAAGGCTCTGGATACTCTCCAGGAAAAAATCAGTTTTTCAGGGATGTTCATTCAATCGTTCTCAATTATCGTCCGCGAAGGATTTGAAGCGATCCTGATCATCGCCGCCTTGATTGCGTTTTTAATCAAGTCACGCAATCAGGACAAGTTGAAATCCATCTATTCCGGTGTTTTCCTGGGAATCGCAGGAAGCTTCCTGACCGCCTACATTGTCCGCGAAGTCATGCATATAAATGCATCCAGCCAGGAGTTGTTAGAGGGCTGGATCATGATTGTGGCGGTGGTCTTTCTATTTTGGGTCAGTTACTGGTTGGTTTCTAAAATTGAAGCCGAGAAATGGCAGTCTTATATCACCAAAAAAATGAAGACGGCGGTTTCAACGGGCAGTATTTTTGCTTTAGGCAGTGTGGCCTTTTTGTCCGTTTACCGGGAAGGGTTTGAAACCGTTCTTTTTTACCAGGCTCTTTATTTGTATGCCGGTGAAGGTACGGCAGGCATCGTCCCCGGATTTATTGTGGGATGCGCTGTTTTGGGTCTTGTTTATTACCTGATAAACAAAGCCGGGGTGAAAATTCCCATCAAATGGTTTTTTGCCTTCACCAGCATTTTTCTTTACTACATGGCATTTACATTTATGGGAAAAGGCTTGCACCGCTTACAGATCGGGCAGGCAATTCCCATCACGCAGGCCGATTTCGCACCTCATATTTCCTGGCTGGGCATGTACCCCACCTGGGAAACTTTCATTGGGCAGGCAATTCTCGTTTTGGCTTATGTTGTTGCGCTGGTGTATACGTTCGGGATCAAACCGGAAGTGGAAAACGAACAGCTCAAAAAAGAGACCTCTCATATTCAAAATAACATTTCCGCAGTGCACGATCTGGTGGAACATATTTCTCATCATGCCAAACGCTGTGAAATCTTTCTGAAGGACACCAAGGATCAGGATTTGAAGGAACTGTCCGGACACCTGAAGGAAATCGACGAAAAAATCCATGAGCTTTTTGATCATGTTTCATTTGTAGAGAACAGGCTTCAGGATGAATTTGAAAAGCTGGGTCAGAGCGCCATGCCCGTTGAAGAAAAGAAAGGCTTGTCTTGA